In Solanum lycopersicum chromosome 5, SLM_r2.1, the following are encoded in one genomic region:
- the LOC101249641 gene encoding glyceraldehyde-3-phosphate dehydrogenase, cytosolic, which produces MGKVKIGINGFGRIGRLVARVALQSDDIELVAVNDPFITTEYMTYMFKYDTVHGQWKKHELKVKDDKTLLFGDKPVKVFGARNPEEIPWGEAGADYVVESTGVFTDKDKAAAHLKGGAKRVVISAPSKDAPMFVMGVNEKEYKADINIVSNASCTTNCLAPLAKVINDKFGIVEGLMTTVHSITATQKTVDGPSMKDWRGGRAAAHNIIPSSTGAAKAVGKVLPALNGKLTGMAFRVPTVDVSVVDLTARIQKSATYDEIKAALKAESQGNMKGILGYTEDDVVSSDFIGDCRSSIFDAKAGIALNGNFVKVVSWYDNEWGYSNRVIDLIRHMSTVV; this is translated from the exons ATGGGCAAAGTCAAGATCGGAATCAATg GTTTTGGAAGAATTGGTAGATTGGTGGCTAGAGTGGCATTACAGAGTGATGACATTGAACTTGTTGCTGTCAATGACCCCTTCATCACTACTGAATACATG ACCTATATGTTCAAATATGATACCGTTCATGGCCAATGGAAGAAACACGAGCTTAAAGTTAAGGATGACAAAACTCTTCTCTTTGGCGATAAACCTGTCAAAGTATTTGGTGCTAG AAACCCCGAAGAAATTCCATGGGGTGAGGCTGGAGCAGACTATGTCGTTGAGTCCACTGGTGTTTTCACTGATAAAGACAAAGCTGCCGCTCACTTGAAG GGTGGTGCAAAGAGAGTTGTTATTTCAGCCCCTAGCAAGGACGCGCCCATGTTTGTTATGGGCGTAAATGAGAAGGAATACAAAGCAGATATCAACATTGTGTCTAACGCTAGTTGCACTACTAACTGTCTTGCTCCATTGGCTAAG GTTAtcaatgacaaatttggtatcgtTGAGGGACTTATGACCACGGTCCATTCTATTACTG CAACACAAAAGACAGTTGATGGTCCTTCGATGAAAGACTGGAGAGGTGGACGTGCTGCTGCTCATAACATCATCCCTAGTAGTACCGGAGCTGCCAAG GCTGTTGGCAAAGTTCTACCAGCATTGAATGGGAAGTTAACTGGTATGGCTTTTCGCGTTCCAACTGTTGATGTTTCAGTGGTTGATCTAACCGCGAGGATTCAGAAATCAGCTACCTATGATGAGATCAAAGCAGCTCTCAA GGCTGAGTCTCAGGGAAACATGAAGGGGATTCTTGGCTACACCGAAGATGATGTAGTTTCATCTGATTTCATCGGTGATTGCAG GTCAAGCATCTTTGATGCCAAGGCTGGTATTGCTCTCAATGGGAACTTTGTTAAGGTTGTCTCGTGGTATGACAACGAATGGGGATACAG TAACCGTGTTATCGACTTGATTCGTCACATGTCAACTGTTGTATAA
- the LOC101257766 gene encoding WAT1-related protein At3g28050 produces the protein MWSSNVVIITILVIIECIEVGLNTLNKAATTRGMSNFVFIFYANALALFFLVPSTFIYHRMRPCRKLNFSIFSRMILIAFLSCSVQILWYFGIGYSNPILASAMTDVIPAFTFLIAVIAGMEKLGLKLKSSLAKFIGTIILIIGALLMTFYIGPPIFSNQSITPLNNFHQLQISTKSNWILGGFLLATANLLLAILYIVQAWTINDYPEEFVVTTVTCGLVTIISGVVGLIAEQNLSSWRLKPDLELITVCYAAILMIVLRSLVFIWALKKKGPVFVVMIKPLGMIVAVIMGVIFLGDVLHVGNIIGGMIIALGFYSVMWGKSKEEMCVEDITKDSTRVSLLHRQSDNNA, from the exons ATGTGGAGCTCAAATGTGGTGATAATAACAATTTTGGTTATAATAGAATGCATAGAAGTTGGTTTAAACACACTCAATAAAGCTGCTACTACTAGAGGAATGAGCAATTTTGTCTTCATTTTCTATGCCAATGCATTGGCTTTGTTCTTCCTTGTACCTTCTACTTTCATATATCATAG AATGAGGCCTTGCAGAAAACTCAATTTTTCTATATTCTCTAGGATGATTCTTATTGCTTTTCTCAG ctgCTCAGTCCAAATATTGTGGTACTTTGGGATAGGGTATAGTAATCCAATTCTGGCCTCAGCAATGACAGATGTTATTCCAGCTTTTACTTTCCTAATTGCTGTAATTGCAGG GATGGAAAAGTTGGGATTAAAGTTGAAAAGCAGCCTGGCAAAGTTTATTGggacaataatattaataattgggGCATTGCTTATGACTTTTTATATAGGCCCTCcaattttttcaaatcaatCAATTACACCccttaataattttcatcaacttCAAATCAGTACAAAATCAAATTGGATCCTTGGAGGATTTCTCCTTGCTACTGCTAATTTGCTACTTGCAATCTTGTACATAGTccag GCATGGACTATAAATGATTATCCAGAAGAATTTGTGGTGACCACAGTTACTTGTGGATTAGTAACAATTATTTCAGGTGTGGTTGGATTAATTGCTGAACAAAATTTGAGTTCTTGGAGACTTAAACCAGATTTAGAGTTGATTACTGTTTGTTATGCT GCAATTTTGATGATTGTTCTTAGAAGTTTAGTTTTTATTTGGGCATTGAAGAAGAAAGGACCTGTTTTTGTTGTAATGATAAAGCCACTTGGAATGATAGTTGCAGTCATAATGGGGGTCATTTTTCTTGGTGATGTTCTTCATGTTGGAAA tatAATTGGTGGAATGATCATAGCTTTGGGGTTCTATAGTGTGATGTGGGGAAAATCTAAAGAGGAAATGTGTGTTGAAGACATAACCAAGGATTCTACAAGAGTATCTCTACTACATAGGCAAAGTGATAATAATGCAtga